In Malus sylvestris chromosome 15, drMalSylv7.2, whole genome shotgun sequence, a single genomic region encodes these proteins:
- the LOC126604578 gene encoding transcription factor bHLH93-like isoform X2 — MELSQHGFLEELLLAPRRDSWSSYSSGLNELLPINGWSFDSFEENPVLVSSINPQFVGFSTTQPTFEECPFTTTTTASSSSYPFVVGGLCAVPEINDTTTPPPFPPQDHRDYPSMVEDEEFGNFLGCENHSSCLELEESKNNNISTCKVEMDQEAADHHFIPSAFTMGLCGEKRSSKSKKLEGQPSKNLMAERRRRKRLNDRLSMLRSIVPKISKMDRTSILGDTIDYMKELLERINKLQEGVEEGTNQISLMGTSKDLNPSEFDVERRDKDTRIDICCASKPGLLLSTVNSIEALGLEIQQCVISCFNDFSMQASCFEGAEQRDLLSPQDIKQALFRNAGYGGRCL; from the exons atggagctTAGCCAACATGGTTTCTTAGAGGAACTGCTGCTGGCTCCAAGAAGAGACAGTTGGAGCAGCTACTCCTCTGGATTGAATGAGTTATTGCCCATCAATGGATGGAGTTTCGATTCTTTTGAAGAGAACCCAGTTCTGGTTTCCTCAATTAATCCTCAATTTGTTGGATTCTCCACCACACAACCAACCTTTGAAGAATGCCCcttcaccaccaccactactgcctcctcctcctcctaccCTTTTGTAGTTGGTGGCCTCTGTGCAGTCCCAGAGATTAATGACACTACTACCCCTCCTCCATTTCCACCACAAGATCATCGGGATTACCCTTCAATGGTGGAAGATGAAGAGTTTGGTAATTTTCTTGGGTGTGAAAACCACAGCAGCTGCTTGGAGTTGGAAGAAAGCAAGAACAATAATATCAGTACTTGCAAAGTTGAGATGGACCAGGAAGCAGCAGATCATCACTTTATTCCTTCAGCTTTTACCATGGGATTGTGTGGTGAAAAGAGAAGCAGTAAGTCTAAGAAGTTAGAAGGGCAGCCTTCAAAGAATCTTATggcagagagaagaagaaggaagcgCTTGAATGACCGCCTTTCCATGCTCAGATCAATTGTCCCAAAGATTAGCAAG ATGGACAGAACATCTATACTTGGAGACACAATAGATTATATGAAAGAGCTTTTGGAAAGGATCAATAAGTTGCAAGAAGGGGTTGAAGAGGGTACCAATCAAATCAGCTTAATGGGCACCTCCAAGGACCTAAACCCCAGTGAG TTTGATGTGGAGAGGAGAGACAAAGATACCAGGATAGACATATGCTGTGCAAGCAAGCCAGGATTGCTGCTGTCAACAGTGAACAGTATAGAAGCATTAGGGCTTGAGATTCAACAGTGTGTTATAAGTTGTTTCAATGATTTTTCAATGCAAGCTTCATGTTTTGAG GGAGCTGAGCAGAGAGATTTATTAAGTCCTCAGGACATAAAGCAAGCATTGTTCAGAAATGCAGGATATGGAGGAAGATGTTTGTAG
- the LOC126604577 gene encoding uncharacterized protein LOC126604577 isoform X2, with amino-acid sequence MPVRASVAKAAQQSTTLRRSPRFLHHQKTQEPELSTATLPKSQRLVCLEKSAAESENPRTPKSTARSNRVVRSLSLPLSSKNSSESHDGPRRSPRLNNGVEAFQRLRRSSRILNKQLVLVDEGKGPSKQISKKLGKLENGSSNCGNLSSGSAKCRRKCVRFCIEQSIVNQCTDRATGSRSKSGKNRSLKKEEFSSVGKDGACIDSSERVSKECKMQEIDGVNKEVGVRRKRKREEENGKREEEGVGVVQGWTKEQEFALQRAYLIAKPTPHFWKKVSKLECFDRVHSEHRTPPQPHTRSRASTLTNSSPLGQFSLSASKLLKPSEPKSKRQECSKQRRHVAQKTVRQLLQKHNQVYQDYEGDLFWVLEPNLGSPSESHASVIPSTPKNLQEKKKILQNRSQRSSSGHKKRLLRFSSSCGKPLVSPRVLKQVRNKVRHEKYIDQLHTREAKRKAASTRTQQSTSGIGEVDAVRTAKIALVSDARDAINKLQHLQANVTSDSSDFDDGGIISDDEEGEDDT; translated from the exons ATGCCCGTGAGAGCCTCCGTAGCCAAGGCAGCACAACAGAGCACAACTCTCCGAAGGTCTCCTAGATTTCTCCACCACCAGAAAACTCAAGAACCAGAGCTGTCCACCGCCACTCTCCCGAAATCTCAGAGACTTGTCTGCCTGGAAAAGAGCGCTGCGGAGTCTGAAAACCCGAGAACCCCCAAATCCACAGCCAGAAGCAACCGTGTCGTACGTTCATTGAGTCTCCCACTTAGCTCTAAGAATTCGAGTGAATCTCACGATGGGCCGAGAAGATCTCCGAGATTGAACAATGGGGTTGAGGCGTTTCAGAGGCTTAGACGTTCTTCAAGGATTTTGAACAAGCAGCTCGTCCTTGTTGATGAAGGTAAGGGTCCCTCAAAACAAATATCGAAGAAATTGGGCAAATTGGAAAATGGGTCGAGTAATTGCGGAAATTTGAGTTCTGGGTCAGCAAAATGTCGAAGAAAATGTGTCAGGTTCTGTATTGAGCAATCTATTGTGAATCAATGCACTGATAGGGCAACTGGGTCTAGATCTAAGAGTGGAAAAAATAGGTCATTGAAGAAAGAGGAGTTCTCAAGTGTTGGAAAAGATGGAGCTTGTATTGATTCATCTGAAAGAGTTTCGAAAGAGTGCAAAATGCAAGAGATAGATGGTGTAAATAAAGAAGTGGGGGTtaggaggaagagaaagagggaggaggaaaatggaaagagggaggaagaaggtGTTGGGGTTGTTCAAGGGTGGACAAAGGAACAAGAATTCGCATTGCAGAGAGCTTATTTAATAGCAAAGCCAACACCCCACTTCTGGAAGAAGGTTTCCAAACTG GAGTGCTTTGATAGAGTCCATTCTGAGCATAGAACTCCACCTCAACCTCATACCCGGTCGAGGGCAAGCACATTAACAAATTCATCCCCCCTTGGACAGTTTTCACTCTCTGCAAGTAAACTGCTTAAACCCAGTGAGCCAAAGTCTAAAAGGCAAGAATGCAGTAAGCAGAGGAGGCATGTTGCCCAGAAAACAGTCCGACAATTATTACAAAAACATAATCAAGTGTACCAAGATTATGAGGGAGATCTATTTTGGGTACTCGAGCCCAATCTAGGTTCACCTAGTGAGAGTCATGCGAGTGTTATACCTTCTACCCCAAAAAACTTacaggaaaagaagaaaattcttCAGAATCGCAGTCAAAGATCTTCTTCAGGTCATAAGAAGCGGCTGTTGAGATTTAGTAGCTCATGTGGTAAACCTCTCGTTAGCCCCCGGGTATTGAAGCAAGTCAGAAACAAGGTCCGGCATGAGAAGTATATAGACCAATTACATACCAGGGAAGCGAAGAGAAAAGCAGCATCTACGCGCACTCAGCAATCCACTTCTGGAATTGGTGAAGTGGATGCGGTGAGAACTGCAAAAATTGCCCTGGTTTCTGATGCAAGAGATGCTATCAATAAACTCCAACATCTGCAGGCCAATGTCACCAGCGACTCTTCTGATTTCGACGATGGTGGCATTATAAGTGATGACGAGGAGGGTGAAGATGATACTTAG
- the LOC126604578 gene encoding transcription factor bHLH93-like isoform X1, translating into MELSQHGFLEELLLAPRRDSWSSYSSGLNELLPINGWSFDSFEENPVLVSSINPQFVGFSTTQPTFEECPFTTTTTASSSSYPFVVGGLCAVPEINDTTTPPPFPPQDHRDYPSMVEDEEFGNFLGCENHSSCLELEESKNNNISTCKVEMDQEAADHHFIPSAFTMGLCGEKRSSKSKKLEGQPSKNLMAERRRRKRLNDRLSMLRSIVPKISKMDRTSILGDTIDYMKELLERINKLQEGVEEGTNQISLMGTSKDLNPSEVLVRNSPKFDVERRDKDTRIDICCASKPGLLLSTVNSIEALGLEIQQCVISCFNDFSMQASCFEGAEQRDLLSPQDIKQALFRNAGYGGRCL; encoded by the exons atggagctTAGCCAACATGGTTTCTTAGAGGAACTGCTGCTGGCTCCAAGAAGAGACAGTTGGAGCAGCTACTCCTCTGGATTGAATGAGTTATTGCCCATCAATGGATGGAGTTTCGATTCTTTTGAAGAGAACCCAGTTCTGGTTTCCTCAATTAATCCTCAATTTGTTGGATTCTCCACCACACAACCAACCTTTGAAGAATGCCCcttcaccaccaccactactgcctcctcctcctcctaccCTTTTGTAGTTGGTGGCCTCTGTGCAGTCCCAGAGATTAATGACACTACTACCCCTCCTCCATTTCCACCACAAGATCATCGGGATTACCCTTCAATGGTGGAAGATGAAGAGTTTGGTAATTTTCTTGGGTGTGAAAACCACAGCAGCTGCTTGGAGTTGGAAGAAAGCAAGAACAATAATATCAGTACTTGCAAAGTTGAGATGGACCAGGAAGCAGCAGATCATCACTTTATTCCTTCAGCTTTTACCATGGGATTGTGTGGTGAAAAGAGAAGCAGTAAGTCTAAGAAGTTAGAAGGGCAGCCTTCAAAGAATCTTATggcagagagaagaagaaggaagcgCTTGAATGACCGCCTTTCCATGCTCAGATCAATTGTCCCAAAGATTAGCAAG ATGGACAGAACATCTATACTTGGAGACACAATAGATTATATGAAAGAGCTTTTGGAAAGGATCAATAAGTTGCAAGAAGGGGTTGAAGAGGGTACCAATCAAATCAGCTTAATGGGCACCTCCAAGGACCTAAACCCCAGTGAGGTACTAGTCAGAAATTCCCCCAAG TTTGATGTGGAGAGGAGAGACAAAGATACCAGGATAGACATATGCTGTGCAAGCAAGCCAGGATTGCTGCTGTCAACAGTGAACAGTATAGAAGCATTAGGGCTTGAGATTCAACAGTGTGTTATAAGTTGTTTCAATGATTTTTCAATGCAAGCTTCATGTTTTGAG GGAGCTGAGCAGAGAGATTTATTAAGTCCTCAGGACATAAAGCAAGCATTGTTCAGAAATGCAGGATATGGAGGAAGATGTTTGTAG
- the LOC126604577 gene encoding uncharacterized protein LOC126604577 isoform X1 has product MPVRASVAKAAQQSTTLRRSPRFLHHQKTQEPELSTATLPKSQRLVCLEKSAAESENPRTPKSTARSNRVVRSLSLPLSSKNSSESHDGPRRSPRLNNGVEAFQRLRRSSRILNKQLVLVDEGKGPSKQISKKLGKLENGSSNCGNLSSGSAKCRRKCVRFCIEQSIVNQCTDRATGSRSKSGKNRSLKKEEFSSVGKDGACIDSSERVSKECKMQEIDGVNKEVGVRRKRKREEENGKREEEGVGVVQGWTKEQEFALQRAYLIAKPTPHFWKKVSKLVPGKSAQECFDRVHSEHRTPPQPHTRSRASTLTNSSPLGQFSLSASKLLKPSEPKSKRQECSKQRRHVAQKTVRQLLQKHNQVYQDYEGDLFWVLEPNLGSPSESHASVIPSTPKNLQEKKKILQNRSQRSSSGHKKRLLRFSSSCGKPLVSPRVLKQVRNKVRHEKYIDQLHTREAKRKAASTRTQQSTSGIGEVDAVRTAKIALVSDARDAINKLQHLQANVTSDSSDFDDGGIISDDEEGEDDT; this is encoded by the exons ATGCCCGTGAGAGCCTCCGTAGCCAAGGCAGCACAACAGAGCACAACTCTCCGAAGGTCTCCTAGATTTCTCCACCACCAGAAAACTCAAGAACCAGAGCTGTCCACCGCCACTCTCCCGAAATCTCAGAGACTTGTCTGCCTGGAAAAGAGCGCTGCGGAGTCTGAAAACCCGAGAACCCCCAAATCCACAGCCAGAAGCAACCGTGTCGTACGTTCATTGAGTCTCCCACTTAGCTCTAAGAATTCGAGTGAATCTCACGATGGGCCGAGAAGATCTCCGAGATTGAACAATGGGGTTGAGGCGTTTCAGAGGCTTAGACGTTCTTCAAGGATTTTGAACAAGCAGCTCGTCCTTGTTGATGAAGGTAAGGGTCCCTCAAAACAAATATCGAAGAAATTGGGCAAATTGGAAAATGGGTCGAGTAATTGCGGAAATTTGAGTTCTGGGTCAGCAAAATGTCGAAGAAAATGTGTCAGGTTCTGTATTGAGCAATCTATTGTGAATCAATGCACTGATAGGGCAACTGGGTCTAGATCTAAGAGTGGAAAAAATAGGTCATTGAAGAAAGAGGAGTTCTCAAGTGTTGGAAAAGATGGAGCTTGTATTGATTCATCTGAAAGAGTTTCGAAAGAGTGCAAAATGCAAGAGATAGATGGTGTAAATAAAGAAGTGGGGGTtaggaggaagagaaagagggaggaggaaaatggaaagagggaggaagaaggtGTTGGGGTTGTTCAAGGGTGGACAAAGGAACAAGAATTCGCATTGCAGAGAGCTTATTTAATAGCAAAGCCAACACCCCACTTCTGGAAGAAGGTTTCCAAACTG GTGCCTGGAAAATCTGCACAGGAGTGCTTTGATAGAGTCCATTCTGAGCATAGAACTCCACCTCAACCTCATACCCGGTCGAGGGCAAGCACATTAACAAATTCATCCCCCCTTGGACAGTTTTCACTCTCTGCAAGTAAACTGCTTAAACCCAGTGAGCCAAAGTCTAAAAGGCAAGAATGCAGTAAGCAGAGGAGGCATGTTGCCCAGAAAACAGTCCGACAATTATTACAAAAACATAATCAAGTGTACCAAGATTATGAGGGAGATCTATTTTGGGTACTCGAGCCCAATCTAGGTTCACCTAGTGAGAGTCATGCGAGTGTTATACCTTCTACCCCAAAAAACTTacaggaaaagaagaaaattcttCAGAATCGCAGTCAAAGATCTTCTTCAGGTCATAAGAAGCGGCTGTTGAGATTTAGTAGCTCATGTGGTAAACCTCTCGTTAGCCCCCGGGTATTGAAGCAAGTCAGAAACAAGGTCCGGCATGAGAAGTATATAGACCAATTACATACCAGGGAAGCGAAGAGAAAAGCAGCATCTACGCGCACTCAGCAATCCACTTCTGGAATTGGTGAAGTGGATGCGGTGAGAACTGCAAAAATTGCCCTGGTTTCTGATGCAAGAGATGCTATCAATAAACTCCAACATCTGCAGGCCAATGTCACCAGCGACTCTTCTGATTTCGACGATGGTGGCATTATAAGTGATGACGAGGAGGGTGAAGATGATACTTAG